Proteins encoded together in one Mycobacterium sp. MS1601 window:
- a CDS encoding LLM class flavin-dependent oxidoreductase, producing MTRTIRFNAFDMNCVAHQSPGLWRHPQDRSARYKDLAYWTELAQLLERGRFDGLFIADVLGTYDIYGASDEAAIRQAAQIPVNDPLMLVSAMAYVTEHLGFGITPGTGFEHPYPFARRVSTLDHLTNGRVGWNVVTGYLPAAARNMGQTDQPAHDARYDHADEYLEVLYKLWEGSWEDDAVIRDRERGVFTDPAKVHHIGHEGRHFSVPGIHLSEPSPQRTPVIFQAGASPRGVRFAAENAEAIFTAAPTKAILRENVTTIRRELELAGRDPYAAKIFNLSTVITAETDEAAATKHAEYLSYGDAEGALTFMSGWMGVDLSRYGLDEPIGNVDSNAILSAVKAFQSADPDGGEWSVNDIANWGKIGGIGPRFVGSGERIADLLQEWVDETDVDGFNLAYAISPGSFADFIDHVVPVLTSRGAYQAEYTPGTLRNKLFGRGDRLPDEHRGASYRVGGPGSTIIDRPSTVPSSSASVASQPNATR from the coding sequence GTGACCCGCACCATCCGCTTCAACGCGTTCGACATGAACTGCGTGGCCCACCAGTCTCCCGGCCTCTGGCGACACCCCCAGGACCGCTCCGCCCGCTACAAGGATCTGGCCTACTGGACCGAGTTGGCGCAACTGCTGGAACGCGGGCGGTTCGACGGCCTGTTCATCGCCGATGTGCTGGGCACCTACGACATCTACGGCGCCAGCGACGAGGCCGCCATCCGCCAGGCCGCCCAGATTCCGGTGAACGATCCGCTGATGCTGGTGTCGGCGATGGCCTACGTCACCGAACACCTGGGCTTCGGCATCACCCCCGGCACCGGATTTGAGCACCCCTATCCGTTCGCCCGCCGCGTCTCCACCCTGGACCACCTGACCAACGGTCGCGTCGGCTGGAACGTCGTCACCGGATATCTGCCCGCCGCAGCACGCAACATGGGCCAGACCGACCAGCCGGCCCACGACGCGCGCTACGACCACGCCGACGAGTACCTCGAGGTGCTCTACAAGCTCTGGGAAGGTTCGTGGGAAGACGACGCGGTGATTCGCGACCGTGAGCGCGGCGTCTTCACCGACCCTGCCAAGGTGCACCACATCGGGCACGAGGGTCGACACTTCAGCGTCCCCGGCATCCACCTCTCAGAGCCCTCACCACAGCGCACCCCGGTGATCTTCCAGGCCGGTGCCTCCCCGCGCGGGGTGCGCTTCGCCGCCGAGAACGCCGAGGCCATCTTCACCGCCGCGCCCACCAAGGCGATCCTGCGGGAGAACGTCACCACCATCCGGCGGGAGCTGGAACTGGCCGGGCGTGATCCCTACGCCGCCAAGATCTTCAACCTCTCCACCGTGATCACCGCGGAGACCGACGAGGCCGCCGCCACCAAGCACGCGGAGTATCTCTCCTATGGCGACGCCGAGGGTGCCCTGACCTTCATGTCGGGGTGGATGGGCGTCGACCTGTCACGCTACGGCCTGGACGAGCCCATCGGCAATGTCGACTCCAACGCCATCCTGAGCGCAGTCAAGGCGTTTCAGTCGGCGGACCCCGACGGCGGCGAATGGTCCGTCAACGACATCGCGAACTGGGGCAAGATCGGCGGCATCGGGCCCCGCTTCGTCGGCTCCGGTGAACGCATCGCCGACCTGCTGCAGGAATGGGTGGACGAGACCGATGTCGACGGTTTCAACCTCGCCTACGCCATCTCCCCCGGGTCGTTCGCCGATTTCATCGACCACGTGGTGCCGGTGCTGACCTCGCGTGGCGCCTACCAAGCCGAGTACACGCCGGGCACCTTACGCAACAAGCTGTTCGGTCGCGGCGACCGGCTGCCCGACGAACACCGCGGCGCGTCCTACCGTGTCGGCGGACCCGGTTCGACCATCATCGACCGGCCGTCCACCGTGCCGTCGTCGTCGGCATCGGTAGCCTCGCAGCCGAACGCAACGCGCTAG
- a CDS encoding glycoside hydrolase family 16 protein, translating to MTTDFIDRFHVFDADVWTAAYLPAWSSRAAAAATFTTGVDGLDLSIPAAHPLWCPDQHSPPLRVSGIQSVNRSGPVGSTDAPQPFLDGQRVREYQPTVLGFAPHFGRIEVTCAAELKERSMFSAWMVGLEDQPDRCGEICLMEVFGNTVADGYAEVGQGIHRFRDPALREDFSAPRRRIDITTPHRYAVHWSRDRVEFSIDGVRTRTADQAPDYPMLLFLAVFDFPEQSDAAGVPHLRVSEVRGTDLGEGTLLGGQL from the coding sequence ATGACGACGGATTTCATCGACCGTTTCCACGTCTTCGACGCGGACGTCTGGACCGCGGCGTATCTGCCGGCGTGGAGTTCGCGTGCCGCGGCTGCGGCCACCTTCACCACCGGCGTGGACGGCCTCGACCTGTCCATCCCGGCGGCCCATCCGCTTTGGTGCCCAGATCAGCACTCGCCGCCGCTGCGTGTGTCCGGCATCCAGAGCGTCAACCGCTCCGGGCCCGTCGGTTCCACGGACGCCCCGCAGCCGTTCCTCGATGGCCAGCGGGTCCGCGAATACCAGCCGACGGTGCTGGGGTTCGCCCCGCACTTCGGCCGCATCGAGGTGACGTGCGCGGCGGAACTGAAAGAGCGGTCGATGTTCTCGGCGTGGATGGTTGGCCTCGAGGACCAACCGGACCGCTGCGGGGAGATCTGTCTGATGGAGGTCTTCGGTAACACGGTCGCAGACGGGTACGCCGAGGTGGGGCAGGGCATCCACCGATTCCGCGATCCGGCTCTGCGCGAGGATTTCTCGGCGCCGCGACGCCGGATAGACATCACCACACCACACCGCTACGCGGTGCACTGGAGCCGCGACCGCGTTGAGTTCAGCATCGACGGCGTGCGCACCAGGACGGCCGACCAGGCCCCCGACTATCCGATGTTGCTGTTCTTGGCGGTGTTCGACTTCCCGGAACAGTCCGACGCCGCTGGGGTACCGCACCTGCGGGTCAGCGAGGTCCGCGGCACCGACTTGGGGGAGGGCACGCTACTGGGGGGTCAGCTGTGA